A region from the Streptosporangium sp. NBC_01756 genome encodes:
- a CDS encoding DUF4118 domain-containing protein, translating to MPRGRLRVYLGAAPGVGKTFAMLGEGRRRLERGRDVVVGLVETHGRPRTAELIEGMEVVPRRTLVHRGTSFTELDVDAVIARAPRIALIDELAHTNVPGSKNVKRWQDIEEILDAGIHVVSTVNVQHLESLNDVVEQITGVAQRETVPDEVVRRADQVELVDMSPDALRRRMAHGNVYAPEKVDAALSNYFRVGNLTALRELALLWVAGKVDDQLDRYRAEHGIAGTWEARERVVVALTGGPEGETLVRRAARIADRSKGADLLAVHVTRADGLAGADPAGLARQRALVEDVGATYHQVVGDDIPRALLDFARGVNATQLVLGASRRGRFAQLLSRGVGVTATALSGSIDVHMITHAQAHKGRGPARSGAALTRTRRLAGWAGAIAGVPILTAVLIPFRETLTLPSEILFFLLMVVGVALIGGMWPAVTAAVGGSLLLNYYFTPPLGTLTIHNPENLFALVVFVLVAAMVSAIVDVAARRTREAARAGADAEVLSTLAGHVLRGEAALPSLLARLRETFALTSVTLLERTAPPGPDDQCDPEAWRIVATAGAAPCTCPGTADTDVVIDETLVLAVRGRLLEASDRRVLEAFAAEAAVALRQGRLEEEAGRARPLAEADKMRTALLAAVSHDLRTPLAAAKAAVDSLRATDIRWSGEDREELLATADESLVKLDRLVANLLDMSRLQAGVLGLTLQPLALEEIIPRAIDDLGHLSERIDGHVSIDLPDIVADPALTERILVNLMSNAIRYSPADRKVIITASRYGEHVEIRVADHGPGIPPEAYDRVFMPFQRLGDRDNHTGVGLGLALSRGLAEAMGGTLLPEETPGGGLTMILKLPVSAGTHAVPAPMESA from the coding sequence GTGCCACGCGGACGGCTACGGGTCTATCTGGGTGCGGCCCCCGGGGTAGGCAAGACCTTCGCGATGCTGGGTGAGGGACGCCGGAGACTGGAGCGTGGCAGGGACGTGGTCGTGGGTCTGGTCGAGACCCACGGCCGGCCCCGCACCGCCGAGCTGATCGAGGGCATGGAGGTCGTCCCCCGCCGGACCCTGGTCCACCGGGGGACGAGCTTCACCGAACTGGACGTGGACGCGGTCATCGCGCGGGCGCCCCGGATCGCGCTGATCGACGAGCTGGCGCACACCAACGTGCCCGGTTCGAAGAACGTCAAGCGCTGGCAGGACATCGAGGAGATCCTCGACGCCGGGATCCACGTCGTCTCCACGGTCAACGTCCAGCATCTGGAGTCGTTGAACGACGTGGTCGAGCAGATCACCGGGGTGGCGCAGCGCGAGACCGTGCCCGACGAGGTGGTGCGGCGGGCCGATCAGGTCGAGTTGGTCGACATGTCACCCGACGCGCTGCGCCGCAGGATGGCGCACGGCAACGTGTACGCGCCGGAGAAGGTGGACGCGGCGCTGTCGAACTACTTCCGGGTGGGCAACCTGACCGCGCTGCGGGAGCTGGCACTGCTCTGGGTGGCCGGGAAGGTCGACGACCAGCTCGACCGCTACCGCGCCGAGCACGGCATCGCGGGGACCTGGGAGGCCCGCGAGCGCGTCGTGGTCGCGCTGACCGGCGGCCCGGAGGGGGAGACGCTGGTCCGGCGGGCCGCCCGCATCGCGGACCGGTCCAAGGGCGCCGACCTGCTGGCCGTGCACGTCACCCGGGCCGACGGCCTGGCCGGGGCCGATCCGGCGGGACTGGCACGTCAGCGCGCCCTGGTGGAGGACGTGGGCGCCACTTACCACCAGGTCGTCGGCGACGACATCCCGCGGGCGCTGCTGGACTTCGCCCGGGGGGTCAACGCCACCCAGCTCGTGCTCGGCGCCTCCCGGCGCGGCCGGTTCGCCCAGCTCCTCTCCCGGGGGGTGGGGGTCACGGCCACCGCGCTGTCCGGCTCCATCGACGTCCACATGATCACTCACGCCCAGGCGCACAAGGGGCGTGGTCCCGCCCGGTCCGGGGCGGCACTCACCCGCACCCGCAGGCTGGCCGGCTGGGCCGGCGCCATCGCCGGGGTGCCGATCCTCACCGCCGTGCTGATCCCCTTCAGGGAAACGCTGACGCTGCCCAGCGAGATCCTGTTCTTCCTGCTCATGGTCGTCGGTGTCGCCCTCATCGGCGGCATGTGGCCGGCCGTCACCGCCGCGGTCGGCGGCTCCCTCCTGCTCAACTACTACTTCACGCCGCCCCTCGGGACCCTGACGATCCACAATCCGGAGAACCTCTTCGCACTGGTCGTCTTCGTCCTGGTGGCCGCCATGGTGAGCGCCATCGTGGACGTGGCGGCGCGCCGGACGAGGGAGGCGGCGCGGGCGGGCGCGGACGCCGAGGTGCTGTCCACGCTGGCCGGGCACGTGCTGCGCGGCGAGGCGGCGCTGCCGTCCCTGCTGGCCCGGCTGCGCGAGACCTTCGCGCTGACCTCGGTCACCCTGCTGGAGCGGACCGCTCCGCCGGGCCCGGACGACCAGTGCGACCCGGAGGCGTGGCGGATCGTCGCGACCGCCGGGGCCGCCCCGTGCACCTGCCCGGGCACGGCCGACACCGACGTGGTCATCGACGAGACCCTGGTGCTGGCCGTGCGGGGCAGGCTGCTGGAGGCCTCCGACCGCCGGGTGCTGGAGGCGTTCGCCGCCGAGGCGGCCGTGGCGCTGCGCCAGGGCCGGCTGGAGGAGGAAGCCGGGCGGGCCAGGCCGCTGGCCGAGGCCGACAAGATGCGGACCGCGCTGCTGGCCGCGGTCAGCCACGACCTGCGCACCCCGCTCGCCGCGGCCAAGGCGGCCGTCGACAGCCTGCGCGCCACCGACATCCGATGGAGCGGCGAAGACCGCGAGGAGTTGCTCGCCACGGCCGACGAGTCCCTGGTCAAGTTGGACCGGCTGGTGGCCAACCTGCTCGACATGAGCCGCCTGCAGGCCGGGGTGCTCGGGCTCACCCTCCAGCCGCTCGCGCTGGAGGAGATCATCCCGCGCGCGATCGACGACCTCGGGCACCTGTCCGAAAGGATCGACGGCCACGTCTCCATCGACCTGCCCGACATCGTCGCCGATCCGGCGCTGACCGAGCGGATCCTGGTCAACCTCATGTCCAACGCGATCCGCTACAGCCCGGCCGACCGGAAGGTCATCATCACCGCGAGCCGGTACGGCGAGCACGTCGAGATCCGCGTCGCCGACCACGGTCCGGGCATCCCGCCCGAGGCCTACGACCGGGTGTTCATGCCGTTCCAGCGGCTCGGCGACCGTGACAACCACACCGGGGTCGGCCTCGGCCTCGCGCTCTCCCGGGGGCTCGCGGAGGCCATGGGCGGCACCCTCCTACCGGAAGAGACACCAGGGGGAGGTCTCACCATGATCCTGAAACTGCCCGTATCCGCAGGGACGCACGCCGTACCCGCCCCTATGGAGAGCGCGTGA
- a CDS encoding response regulator yields the protein MTRILVVDDEPQILRALRINLLARHYEVATADDGAAALRKAADWHPDLVVLDLGLPDIDGIDVIHGLRGWTSVPIVVLSGRTGGSDKVDALDAGADDYVTKPFNIDELLARVRAVTRRTALHDSELAQIQVGDHVVDLVGKTVSGGVRLTPTEWHLLEILLRNPGKLVSQRQLLTEVWGAKYLKETHYLRQYMTQLRKKLEPDPAHPVHLLTEPGMGYRFTP from the coding sequence GTGACCCGCATCCTCGTCGTCGACGACGAGCCCCAGATCCTGCGGGCGCTGCGGATCAACCTCCTCGCCCGGCACTACGAAGTCGCCACGGCCGACGACGGCGCCGCCGCGCTGCGGAAGGCCGCGGACTGGCACCCCGACCTGGTCGTCCTCGACCTCGGCCTGCCCGACATCGACGGAATCGATGTCATTCACGGACTGCGCGGCTGGACTTCGGTCCCCATCGTGGTGCTCTCCGGCCGGACCGGCGGCTCGGACAAGGTGGACGCGCTCGACGCGGGTGCCGACGACTACGTCACCAAGCCGTTCAACATCGACGAACTGCTCGCCCGGGTCCGCGCGGTGACGCGGCGGACCGCCCTGCACGACTCCGAGCTCGCCCAGATCCAGGTCGGCGACCATGTCGTCGACCTGGTCGGGAAGACCGTCTCCGGCGGCGTGCGGCTGACGCCCACCGAGTGGCATCTGCTGGAGATCCTGCTGCGCAACCCCGGCAAGCTGGTCAGCCAGCGGCAGCTGCTGACCGAGGTGTGGGGGGCGAAGTATCTCAAGGAGACCCATTACCTGCGGCAGTACATGACCCAGCTGCGCAAGAAGCTGGAGCCAGACCCCGCCCACCCGGTGCACCTGCTGACCGAGCCGGGCATGGGTTACCGCTTCACACCGTGA
- a CDS encoding potassium channel family protein has protein sequence MADHGNDPVVVIGLGRFGSSLALELARRNTEVLAIDSRPKIVQSMAGRLTHVVTADSTDLEALRQLGVPDFYRAVVAIGTDLEASILTTSLLVELEVDDIWAKAVSREHGRILQRVGAHHVILPEHDMGERVAHLLNGRMFDYMEVDENYALVKTRPPREYIGIPLGESNLRRKYGVTVVCVKGQDEEFTYAGAETVLAYGDVIVIAGKIDQVERFAELP, from the coding sequence TTGGCTGACCATGGGAACGACCCCGTGGTGGTGATCGGGCTCGGCCGCTTCGGTAGCTCTCTGGCCCTGGAACTCGCCCGCCGGAACACCGAGGTGCTGGCCATCGACAGCCGGCCCAAGATCGTACAGAGCATGGCCGGCCGTCTCACCCACGTCGTCACCGCCGACTCCACCGACCTGGAGGCACTGCGCCAGCTCGGAGTGCCGGATTTCTACCGGGCGGTCGTGGCCATCGGCACCGACCTGGAGGCCAGCATCCTGACCACCTCCCTGCTGGTGGAACTGGAGGTCGACGACATCTGGGCCAAGGCCGTCAGCCGCGAGCACGGCCGCATCCTGCAGCGCGTCGGCGCCCACCATGTGATCCTGCCCGAGCACGACATGGGCGAGCGGGTGGCGCACCTGCTGAACGGGCGGATGTTCGACTACATGGAAGTGGACGAGAACTACGCACTGGTCAAGACGCGTCCACCGCGCGAATACATCGGAATCCCGCTGGGCGAGTCCAACCTGCGCCGTAAGTACGGCGTGACCGTGGTCTGCGTCAAGGGCCAGGACGAGGAGTTCACCTATGCCGGGGCGGAGACGGTCCTGGCCTACGGCGACGTCATCGTCATCGCGGGCAAGATCGACCAGGTGGAGCGGTTCGCCGAACTGCCCTGA
- a CDS encoding MDR family MFS transporter, with protein MTHRQVLEALSGLLLVLFVAMISSTIVSVALPQIIGALDGTQSQYTWVVTASLLASTASTPIWGKLADLFNKKLLLQIAIVIFMVSSLACGFAQNTGQLIAFRALQGLGMGALQILAQVIIAAMITPKERGRYNGYLGAVMAVATVGGPLLGGLIADTSWLGWRWCFFIAVPFTVTAFALLAKTLRISTVRRENVSIDYWGATLIAAGVSILLIWVTFVGNSFDWLSWQTAAMAGGGVVLLALATLVESKVREPVVPLHVIRRRTPALAILASLAVGMAMFGGSVFLGQYFQIGRGYGPTTAGLLTIPMMVGVLFSSTISGRMVSKSGQTKPYILVGLVVLLAGFAGLATIDHETPLVLVSIFMLAVGIGVGMSMQNLVLVIQNTVPLREIGAASGAVTFFRSLGGTVGVSVLGAVLANQVAANITEGLTKAGIPTSGGGAAAGASLNIAALPEPIKVIVRAAYGDATGHIFLISAAIAAVGLIAAAFLKPAKLRDSLDLPEPAGKQEVATPA; from the coding sequence ATGACCCACCGTCAGGTCCTCGAAGCCCTCAGCGGCCTGTTGCTCGTCCTGTTCGTCGCCATGATCAGCAGCACCATCGTCTCGGTGGCGCTGCCGCAGATCATCGGCGCACTCGACGGCACCCAGTCGCAGTACACCTGGGTCGTCACCGCGTCCCTGCTGGCCTCGACCGCCTCGACCCCCATCTGGGGCAAGCTCGCCGACCTGTTCAACAAGAAGCTGCTGCTCCAGATCGCCATCGTGATCTTCATGGTCAGCTCGCTGGCCTGCGGGTTCGCGCAGAACACCGGGCAGCTCATCGCCTTCCGCGCCCTGCAGGGCCTCGGTATGGGCGCGCTGCAGATCCTCGCGCAGGTCATCATCGCCGCCATGATCACGCCCAAGGAGCGCGGACGCTACAACGGCTACCTCGGCGCCGTCATGGCCGTGGCCACCGTCGGCGGCCCGCTGCTCGGCGGCCTCATCGCCGACACCTCCTGGCTCGGCTGGCGCTGGTGCTTCTTCATCGCCGTGCCCTTCACCGTCACCGCCTTCGCGCTGCTGGCCAAGACCCTGCGCATCTCGACCGTGCGCCGCGAGAACGTGAGCATCGACTACTGGGGCGCCACCCTCATCGCCGCCGGCGTCAGCATCCTGCTCATCTGGGTCACCTTCGTCGGCAACAGCTTCGACTGGCTGTCCTGGCAGACCGCGGCCATGGCCGGCGGCGGCGTGGTGCTGCTCGCCCTGGCCACCCTGGTCGAGTCCAAGGTCAGGGAACCGGTCGTGCCGCTGCACGTCATCCGGCGCCGCACCCCCGCGCTGGCCATCCTGGCCAGCCTCGCGGTCGGCATGGCCATGTTCGGCGGCTCGGTCTTCCTCGGCCAGTACTTCCAGATCGGCCGGGGCTACGGCCCCACCACCGCCGGCCTGCTGACCATCCCGATGATGGTCGGCGTGCTGTTCTCCTCCACCATCAGCGGCAGGATGGTCTCCAAGAGCGGCCAGACCAAGCCGTACATCCTCGTCGGCCTGGTCGTCCTGCTGGCCGGCTTCGCCGGTCTGGCCACCATCGACCACGAGACCCCGCTGGTGCTGGTCTCGATCTTCATGCTCGCCGTCGGCATCGGGGTCGGCATGTCCATGCAGAACCTCGTGCTGGTGATCCAGAACACCGTCCCGCTGCGCGAGATCGGCGCCGCCAGCGGTGCGGTCACCTTCTTCCGCTCACTCGGCGGCACCGTCGGCGTCTCGGTACTCGGCGCCGTCCTGGCCAACCAGGTCGCCGCCAACATCACCGAAGGCCTGACCAAGGCCGGCATTCCCACCAGCGGCGGTGGGGCGGCGGCCGGCGCCAGCCTGAACATCGCCGCCCTGCCGGAGCCGATCAAGGTGATCGTCAGGGCCGCCTACGGCGACGCCACCGGCCACATCTTCCTCATCTCGGCCGCCATCGCCGCCGTCGGCCTCATCGCCGCGGCCTTCCTCAAGCCCGCCAAGCTGCGCGACAGCCTCGACCTGCCCGAGCCGGCCGGCAAGCAGGAGGTCGCCACCCCCGCGTGA
- a CDS encoding TetR/AcrR family transcriptional regulator: MDSTAGLRERKKTETRQAVHEATLRLTVEHGLDHVTVEAIADAANISRRTFSNYFDSKEDALLYGDEQRLRGLVQRVRDQSADRSAWQALCDALESLYEETGGPDREWHLRARLAMRHPSLLAKQLASRIRLENELSQAVAERERQGDNSPEMLTAAFLTALRLATQRWCAEHETRTLRELTHQALDQIAQPFG, from the coding sequence ATGGACAGCACAGCAGGGTTGCGCGAGCGCAAGAAGACCGAGACCCGCCAGGCCGTGCACGAGGCCACACTGCGGCTCACCGTCGAGCACGGCCTGGACCATGTCACCGTCGAAGCCATCGCCGACGCCGCCAACATCTCCCGCCGGACGTTCTCCAACTACTTCGACAGCAAAGAAGACGCCCTGCTTTACGGAGATGAGCAGCGCCTGCGCGGGCTGGTGCAGCGGGTGCGTGACCAGTCGGCGGACCGATCCGCCTGGCAGGCGCTGTGTGATGCGCTGGAGAGCCTCTATGAGGAGACCGGCGGCCCCGACCGGGAATGGCATCTGCGCGCCCGGCTGGCCATGCGCCACCCTTCTCTGCTGGCCAAGCAACTGGCCAGCAGGATCCGGCTGGAGAACGAGCTGAGCCAGGCGGTGGCCGAGCGGGAGCGGCAGGGCGACAACAGCCCGGAGATGCTCACCGCCGCGTTCCTGACCGCCCTACGCCTCGCCACCCAGCGGTGGTGCGCCGAGCACGAGACGCGAACACTGCGCGAGCTCACCCACCAGGCACTCGATCAGATCGCCCAGCCGTTCGGCTGA
- a CDS encoding metallophosphoesterase — protein sequence MRKAAAVPLSLFGAGLAGLAYASVVERNAFRLRRFDVPVLEPGQRPVRILHLSDLHLTPGRRMLIDWVRSLGDLKPDLVVNTGDSIAHPDAVGPLLHALEPLLTRPGLFVYGSNDMYAPRPKNPVRYLWRTSKGDHGQKLPSLPWDELGAGMALEGWLDMNNTTARIKVGDLDVAVGGIHDSHINLDRYDLIAGPAPAEADLRLGVMHSPEPRNMTRFAADGYQLLLAGHTHGGQLCVPFYGALVTNCGIDRPRVKGLSRHHSAYLHVSAGLGTSPYAPVRFACFPEASLLTLVPRRRSDASTREVR from the coding sequence GTGAGGAAAGCAGCTGCGGTTCCCCTGTCCCTGTTCGGCGCCGGCCTGGCCGGCCTCGCCTACGCCTCTGTCGTCGAGCGCAACGCGTTCCGCCTGCGGCGTTTCGACGTGCCCGTGCTGGAGCCCGGCCAGCGGCCGGTGCGCATCCTGCACCTGTCCGACCTGCACCTCACCCCAGGCAGGCGGATGCTCATCGACTGGGTCCGCTCGCTGGGCGACCTCAAGCCCGACTTGGTGGTCAACACCGGCGACTCCATCGCCCACCCCGACGCCGTCGGCCCGCTCCTGCACGCCCTCGAACCCCTGCTGACCCGTCCGGGCCTGTTCGTCTACGGCTCCAACGACATGTACGCACCGCGCCCGAAGAACCCCGTGCGCTACCTCTGGCGCACCTCAAAGGGAGACCACGGCCAGAAGCTCCCCTCGCTCCCCTGGGACGAGCTGGGCGCGGGCATGGCCCTCGAGGGCTGGCTGGACATGAACAACACCACCGCCCGCATCAAGGTGGGCGACCTCGACGTGGCTGTGGGCGGCATCCACGACTCCCACATCAACCTGGACCGCTACGACCTGATCGCCGGTCCGGCGCCCGCGGAGGCCGATCTCCGGCTGGGCGTCATGCACTCGCCCGAGCCCCGCAACATGACCCGCTTCGCCGCCGACGGCTACCAGCTGCTGCTCGCCGGCCACACGCACGGCGGCCAGCTCTGCGTCCCCTTCTACGGCGCCCTGGTCACCAACTGCGGCATCGACCGGCCCCGGGTCAAGGGCCTGAGCCGCCACCACTCCGCCTACCTCCACGTCTCCGCCGGACTCGGCACCAGCCCCTATGCCCCCGTCCGGTTCGCCTGCTTCCCCGAAGCGAGCCTCCTCACGCTCGTACCCCGCCGACGGAGCGACGCAAGCACCCGCGAAGTCCGCTAG
- a CDS encoding GatB/YqeY domain-containing protein — translation MSALKDKLKADLTASMKSRDEIRTRTIRMALAAVNVEEVAGKSARELSDDEILKVLAKEAKKRREAAEAFSGAGRTEQAQAEVDEQAVLEAYLPAQLSDEELGRLVDEAIAESGAAGPQAMGQVMKVLTPKVAGRAEGGRVAQAVRARLTA, via the coding sequence ATGAGCGCATTGAAGGACAAGCTGAAGGCCGATCTCACGGCTTCGATGAAGAGCAGGGACGAGATCCGGACCCGCACGATCCGGATGGCCCTCGCGGCGGTGAACGTCGAGGAGGTCGCGGGCAAGTCGGCACGCGAACTCTCCGACGACGAGATCCTCAAGGTGCTGGCCAAGGAGGCCAAGAAGCGCCGCGAGGCGGCCGAGGCGTTCAGCGGAGCCGGCCGGACGGAGCAGGCGCAGGCCGAGGTGGACGAGCAGGCCGTGCTGGAGGCGTATCTCCCGGCCCAGCTCTCCGATGAGGAGCTCGGCAGACTCGTGGACGAGGCCATCGCGGAGAGCGGTGCCGCCGGACCCCAGGCCATGGGGCAGGTCATGAAGGTCCTGACGCCCAAGGTCGCGGGCCGGGCCGAGGGCGGCCGGGTGGCTCAGGCCGTACGTGCCCGTCTGACGGCCTGA
- a CDS encoding transglycosylase domain-containing protein: MTVKSATEELHLLPKELNEPPLAEKTTLLDADGKQFAQFFYENRESVKLDQVADIMKTAIVSIEDDRFYQHGAIDLEGTFRAAVRNLSGGGGIQGGSSITQQYVKQVLVNSAETKEEQAAAIETSYPRKLNELRYAMAVEEKYTKSEILERYLNIAYFGAGAHGIQAAAKRFFGKPAAKLNLWQAATLAGAVQNPSRTDPNAGKESRQRLLDRRNTVLDRMYELKKITLPEATEAKAKKLGFKDTPVPGGCDESDYPYFCLYAQYELLNNEDFGKTATQRKKQLQRGGLTIQTTLDLTAQKASEKAIKQFVKTSDKPVASQAMVVPGTGAIKAMAASRKFGQNKKKNEMGYNLAADVQHGGGRGFQAGSTFKAFTLLTALDRGMKINDGNSTGAEYRAPGYSSFRDCEGNRVGAPDHGVRNSSEGGGGFKTLTTGTLGSVNTFFVKLEEQVGLCNVVKTAKKLGIKRADGDKLEEVETFTLGVNEMDPVTVSAAYATIAARGTYCKPMAITEVRDRTGKTTSYKPKCSQVLDEEVADAATHIMSGVFTRGTMSEYGGIGRPAAGKTGTTDGYTAAWFAGFTPDLASAVSLGDPRGAFEHDLVGVTIGGRYYGYVYGATISGQIWRNSMSSALKDVDPSRFTPVNMDRFGGCSGGCPPPPARKPRDSGDGPPSTDDTTVNDGDGGNGGFPNDGDGGFPDEATTPAPVNR; the protein is encoded by the coding sequence ATGACCGTGAAGTCCGCCACGGAGGAGCTGCACCTGCTCCCCAAGGAGCTCAATGAGCCCCCCCTCGCGGAGAAGACCACACTGCTCGACGCGGACGGCAAGCAGTTCGCGCAGTTCTTCTACGAGAACCGCGAATCGGTAAAACTCGACCAGGTCGCCGACATCATGAAGACCGCGATCGTCTCCATCGAGGACGACCGGTTCTACCAGCACGGGGCCATCGACCTGGAAGGCACCTTCCGCGCCGCGGTGAGGAACCTCTCCGGTGGCGGCGGCATCCAGGGCGGCTCCTCCATCACCCAGCAGTACGTCAAGCAGGTGCTGGTCAACAGCGCGGAGACCAAGGAGGAGCAGGCCGCCGCCATCGAGACCTCCTACCCCCGCAAGCTCAACGAACTGCGGTACGCGATGGCCGTCGAGGAGAAATACACCAAGTCGGAGATCCTCGAGCGCTATCTCAACATCGCCTATTTCGGCGCGGGCGCCCACGGGATCCAGGCCGCGGCCAAGCGGTTCTTCGGCAAGCCCGCCGCCAAACTGAACCTGTGGCAGGCGGCCACCCTGGCCGGGGCCGTGCAGAACCCCAGCAGGACCGACCCGAACGCGGGCAAGGAGAGCCGTCAGCGGCTACTGGACCGGCGCAACACGGTCCTGGACCGGATGTACGAGCTCAAGAAGATCACGTTGCCGGAGGCCACCGAGGCCAAGGCCAAGAAGCTCGGGTTCAAGGACACCCCGGTCCCCGGTGGCTGCGACGAGAGCGACTACCCCTACTTCTGCCTCTACGCCCAGTACGAGCTGCTCAACAACGAGGATTTCGGCAAGACGGCCACGCAGCGCAAGAAGCAGCTCCAGCGGGGCGGCCTGACGATCCAGACGACGCTCGACCTGACCGCGCAGAAGGCCTCGGAGAAGGCCATCAAGCAGTTCGTGAAGACCAGCGACAAGCCGGTCGCCTCGCAGGCGATGGTCGTCCCCGGCACCGGTGCCATCAAGGCGATGGCCGCCAGCCGGAAGTTCGGGCAGAACAAGAAGAAGAACGAGATGGGCTACAACCTCGCCGCCGACGTCCAGCACGGCGGCGGCCGGGGCTTCCAGGCCGGCTCCACGTTCAAGGCCTTCACCCTGCTCACCGCCCTGGACCGGGGCATGAAGATCAACGACGGCAACAGCACCGGAGCGGAGTACCGGGCTCCGGGCTACAGCTCGTTCCGCGACTGCGAGGGCAACCGGGTCGGCGCCCCCGACCACGGCGTCCGCAACTCCAGCGAGGGCGGCGGCGGCTTCAAGACCCTGACCACCGGCACCCTGGGCTCGGTGAACACCTTCTTCGTGAAGCTGGAGGAGCAGGTCGGCCTCTGCAACGTGGTCAAGACGGCCAAGAAGCTCGGCATCAAGCGGGCCGACGGCGACAAGCTGGAGGAGGTCGAGACCTTCACCCTCGGCGTCAACGAGATGGACCCGGTGACGGTGTCCGCCGCCTACGCGACGATCGCCGCCCGCGGCACCTACTGCAAGCCCATGGCCATCACCGAGGTCCGCGACCGCACCGGCAAGACCACCTCGTACAAGCCGAAGTGCAGCCAGGTCCTCGACGAGGAGGTCGCCGACGCGGCGACCCACATCATGTCCGGGGTGTTCACCAGGGGCACCATGAGCGAGTACGGCGGCATCGGCCGGCCGGCCGCGGGCAAGACCGGCACCACCGACGGCTACACCGCCGCCTGGTTCGCCGGTTTCACCCCCGACCTCGCCTCCGCGGTCAGCCTCGGCGACCCGCGTGGCGCCTTCGAGCACGACCTGGTCGGCGTGACCATCGGCGGGCGCTACTACGGCTACGTGTACGGCGCCACGATCTCCGGCCAGATCTGGCGGAACTCCATGTCCAGCGCCCTGAAGGACGTCGATCCGTCTCGCTTCACCCCGGTGAACATGGACCGCTTCGGCGGCTGCTCCGGAGGCTGCCCGCCCCCGCCCGCCAGGAAGCCGCGTGACAGCGGGGACGGTCCGCCCTCCACCGACGACACCACCGTGAACGACGGCGACGGCGGCAACGGCGGCTTCCCGAACGACGGTGACGGCGGCTTCCCGGACGAGGCCACCACCCCCGCTCCCGTCAACCGGTAG
- a CDS encoding WhiB family transcriptional regulator, with translation MWITDWTSRAACKGADPDALFVQGAAQNRAKLICRGCPVRTECLADALDNRIEFGVWGGMTERERRALLRRRPDVDSWRDLLELAKEEYERTNELIAG, from the coding sequence ATGTGGATCACGGATTGGACCTCCCGTGCGGCCTGTAAGGGTGCGGATCCTGACGCGTTGTTCGTTCAGGGTGCTGCCCAGAACCGAGCAAAGCTGATCTGCCGAGGATGCCCGGTCCGGACCGAGTGCCTCGCCGATGCGCTGGACAATCGCATCGAGTTCGGGGTGTGGGGCGGGATGACCGAGCGCGAACGCCGGGCGCTGCTGCGTCGGCGGCCGGATGTCGACTCCTGGCGTGACCTGCTGGAGTTGGCCAAAGAAGAGTACGAGCGAACGAACGAGCTGATAGCGGGCTGA